ATTCGGCCAAAACCTTGTCCAGGGTATCGGGCTGCATGGCCGTGAAGGAAGAGGCCCAGGCTTGGGAACAGGCCAGCAGAATAACAAGAGCAGCGGCCAAGGCCACCCGAACGGAATTCATGTCATGTACCCCTGAACGTGAAAGGTTTCGAAACAATCAGGACTCACTCAAACGTTTGGCCACCCGAACGGCCTCTACCGCGTCCCGGGCGTAGCCGTCAGCGCCGATCCGCCTGGCGTAGGCTTCAGTGACCACCGCTCCTCCGATCATGACCCGACATTTCAGACCCCGTTCGCGGATCAAGGCCACGGTTTCCTCCATGCGGACCATTGTCGAGGTCATCAGCGCCGAAAGGCCGATGATCGCGGCCCCCTCACGCTCGGCAGTATCGACGATCACCCGGGCCGAGACGTCCTTGCCCAAATCCAGTATCCGGAATCCATGGTTGCGGAGCATGAGACAGACGATGTTCTTGCCGATGTCGTGGATGTCGCCCTCCACGGTGGCCATGACCACGACTCGGCCCCGGGGCCGTCCGTCCCGCTCCAGCAAAGGCCGTAAACGCTCAAATCCCGCCTGCATGGCCTCGGCCGAAAGAAGCAGTTGGGGCAGAAAATACTCCCGCCTCTCGTACATCCCACCCACGGCAGTGATAGCCGGAATAAGCTCATCGTTGACGATGGCCAAAGGACTATCTCCGGTTTCGATCCGCTCGGAAATCGCAGCCGTCAGAGAATCCTTCTCTCCCCGGACGACCATGGCCTGCAAGGGAGTGAACCCTTCCATGGATGCCCCTTCCCGCTTGGACACGATCCGAGCCCCGCCTCCGGTCGGCCGCCAATCGGCGTACCCGCCAATGAAGGTTGTCGCCTGAGGGTCGCGGTTCAGAAGAACTTCCACGGCCGCAGCCGTCTCCATGAGCCGGGAGGAATTGGGGTTGGCGATGCACGCGGCCAGCCCGGCCTCCATGGCCAGAGCCAAGAAGGCCGAGTTGACCAGTTCACGAGCTGGAAGGCCGAAGGAGATATTTGACAGGCCCAGAACCGTGGGCAGACCCCATCGCTTTCGGCAGTGACGGATGACCTCCAGACAGGCCAGGGCCGCCTCGGCCTTGGACGACACGGTCAGGGCCAATGCGTCGACCATGATCAGCCGCCTGGGAATGCCCAGGGCCTCGGCTTCGGCCAGGAGTTCCTCGACGATTGTCAGCCGTTCTGCAGCCGTCACCGGCAGTTTCCCGCCACGAAGGGGCAGGAGGATAAAAGGCGCTCCCATATCCCGGCACAGGGGGCCCAGTCGCTCCATGCGGCCTTTTTCCCCGCTTATGGAGTTGACCAGGGCCGATCCGGGATAGGCTGACAGACCCAAGGCGACGGCCTCGGCATCGCTCGAATCCAGGCACAGCGGAGTTCGAACCCTCGAGACCAGGGCCTTGACCAGCCTGGGCAGGCAATCCTTTTCGTCAACCATCGGAGCTCCGACGTTCACATCGAGGATGTGGGCCCCTGTCTCCTCCTGCTCCCTGGCCAGGTCCAGAGCCGCCCGCAACTTTCCCTCTTGGAGTTCGGCTGTCAGGGCCTTTTTGCCCGTGGGGTTGATCCGCTCCCCGATGATCCGCATGGGTCGGCCGATCCGGCAGGCCACGGAGGTGAACCGGGAGGTCAAAACGATGCCTGGGGCCAGATCCGTCCGAGGGCGTCGCCAAGTCGAACCGGCCAAAACCTTCGCCAGGGCCCGGATGTGTTCGGGGGTCGTTCCGCAGCACCCTCCGAGGGCCTTGGCCCCGGCCTCTACAAAAGGAAGCATCCGCTTGGCAAAGGAATTCGGCCCCATGCGAAAGACGGTTTCCCCGTTCTCCAAAACGGGAAGTCCCGCATTGGGCTGGGCCAGGATGGGAATTTCGGTTCTTCCGACCATGGCCCGAACCACAGCCAGCATATCCTCCGGACCGGAACTGCAATTGACGGCCACAAGGTCGACACCCATGTTGGCCACAGTATCGGCGAAGGTCTCGGGCGGCGTTCCGGTCAGGCTGGCTCCCTGTTCAAAGGTCATGGACACCCCGACAGGAAGATCGCAGGCACGTCGGGCGGCCACAAGCACGGCCCGGGCCTCGGCCAGATCGTACTGGGTCTCGGCCAGGATCAGGTCGACCCCGCCTGCGGCCAGACCGCGAATTTGCTCCTCAAAGGCCGCGACGGCCTCATCGAAAAGCATCGAGCCCAGGGGTTCGATCATCCTTCCGGTCGGACCGACGCTGCCGGCCACCAGGGCCCTGTCTTTGGCGGCAACCCGGGCCGCTCTGGCCATTTCGCGGTTCAATCCGGCCACGTCCGTGCCCTCGGGCAGTTTGAACCCGCTCCCGCCGAAGGTATTGGTGGTCACGACCATGGCCCCAGCACGGACGTATTCCTCGTGCACAGCGACCACGGCCTCGGGAGCGCGGGCCCCGAAAAGCTCGGGCGACTCCCCCGGCCTCATGCCCCGGCCCTGGAGCATGGTCCCAAGACCTCCGTCGAAAACGATGAGCTCGTTGGATGTCAGAAGCGATCGAATATCCTGCAATTCTTGCGACCTCCCTAAACTTTCGGGCCTTGCGGCGGAGAGAAACGCTTACTGAAAAAGATTGAAAAGAACAAATAAAAACTCTAGGGTCAAAAAGTGAGTCCGTCCTGAAACGGCCTTCCCGCACCTCCCAACACACGATGTCCGATCAAAAGAACACACCGACCCAAGCACCTCTGCCCCTGCCCGGAAAACCGCCCGGCAAGGGGCTCCCCGCCCCGCCCGGCCTCTTGGCCCTGCCCGGTCCCGATCCTTCGGCCCACAGGCCGGCGCCTCTGGACCCTCTCCAGCAATATTTGCGGGAGATCAGGCGCTTCCCCCCTCTGGACCCCGAAGAGGAATTGCGCCTAGCCAGGCAATTCAGGGACCAGGACGATCGGGAAGCGGCCTTTCGCCTCGTGTCCTCCCACCTCAGGCTGGTCGTCAAAATCGCCATGGACTTTCAGCGCCGATGGATGAAGAATGTTTTGGACCTCATCCAGGAAGGCAACGTCGGACTGCTCCGGGCCGTACAGAAGTTCGATCCGGACCGGGGGATCAAGTTCTCATACTACGCATCCTTCTGGATCAAGGCTTACATCATCAAGTTCATCATGGATAACTGGCGGATGGTCAAACTCGGGACCACTCAGGCCCAGCGCAAGCTGTTCTTCAACCTCGGCAAGGAAAAGCATCGCCTCGAGTCCCAGGGATTTGCCCCCGACGCCGCATCCATCTCCGAGAGCCTGTACGTCTCAGAGGACGACGTCATCCAGATGGGCCAACGCATGGCCAACAACGATATGTCCCTGGACTCGGCCTTGAGCGACGACACCTCCTTGACGCCCCTGGACGTCATTCCGGCCCTGACCCCGGCGGTGGAGGACACCCTCGCCGCAGAACAGATGTCAACCCTGCTGCTCGACGGGGTGGAATCATTCCGGCCTAAATTGAACGAGAAGGAACTGGACATCCTCGACCAGCGCCTCCTGGCCGAAGAACCGGTCACCCTCCGGGAAATCGGAGAGAAATACGGCATAACCAGGGAGCGGGTCAGACAGATCGAGGCCCGGCTCCTGGAAAAACTCAAGCACCATCTTTCATCCAAAATCGACGACTTCTCAGACGAATGGATCAGCGATGAATGAACTCCTCGACCGACTGAAAAAAGAGGCCAGGGTTTTAAGCAAGGCCCAGACCACGGCCCTCACCGCTCAGTTCGCCCCGGAGATCAGGTACTCCCGGGAACTGTTCTCAAACCATCCTTTGGTCCTCCGCTGCCGGGAGGACGTCTGCCCCTTCCTGAATGACAAGTACGGGCACGGCGTTCGCCACGCCAGAAAAGTGGCCATCGACGCCGGGGCCCTGATTATGGTCGAAACCCAGGGTTGGGATCTAAAGATCGCCAGACGTCTGGCCCTCCTGGCCCAACTGGCCGCCCTCTGCCACGACATCTGCCGGTTCGAGCCCGACCATGCACTGCGCGGGGCCTCGTTGACCCGACGGATACTATCCGGCTACCCTCTGAACTTGGGCGAACTTGAGGCCATCGTCTTCGCCATCGAAAATCACGAGGCCTTCCAGCCCATGACCGAAACCCGTGACGAGACATGCTCGCTGCTCGCAGGGGCTCTCTACGACGCTGACAAGTTCCGCTGGGGTCCCGACAATTTCTCCACCACACTGTGGGAAATTTGCGACTACGAGGAGTGGTCCCTGGCCCAGATCCTCGAGCGGATGCCCAAGGGTCTCCGGTTCATCGAGTCCGTGGCCGAAACCTTCCGAACCCGAACCGGACGGATCTACGGGCCCGAATACATCGAAATCGGTCTGAACATCGGTCGCCGCCTGTACGCCAGGCTTCTCGAACTGAACCGCCAAACCGCCGGATCACCGGCCTGAGCGCATGAAACATCCCTTCCTTTCAATTGCATTCGTCGTTGGAACCACGTCGACCCTGACACTTCTGATCGTCTTTGTCCTGCTCGGCGGTCCCATGGGGTGTGCCGCCCGCCAAAGGACGCCGAGCCCTGCGACGGCAGTCGACTGGGACCTCTCTCCCAGGGCGGAGCAGACCTTCCAGTACCTCAAATTTCTCGACCGTCAGAAGGCCCGGGACTACATACAGGCCACCTCGGCTTTGGAAAGGGCCCTGGCCATCGCCCCATCGCCCGGGCTATACAAGGAACTGGCCAACCTCCATTGGAGAGCCAGAAATATCGACGCTGCCCGCGATATCCTCAAGAAAGCCATGGGCATCTATCCCCATGACAGGGATTTCTATCTACTGCTGGCCCAGTCCTACATCGTTGTCGGCCGCCTGGATGACGCCGTGACCACCCTGGAGGACTGCCTGCGGATCGCCCCCGGAGACGTTGCTGTCGTCCTTGAGCTGGCCGCGGTCCAGATCGAAATCCGCCGATTCGCCCAAGCCATGGATGCCCTGGAGTCCATCCCCTTCGAACAGCGCGACGCCCAGGCCAACTTTCTCCTCGGCAAGGCCGCCTCGGCCCTCGGGCTCAAAAAGCAGGCCGTGGCCTATCTGGAGCTGGCCGTTCAGGAAGATCCGGAATTTCTTCAGGCCTGGGTCGAGATGGCCTATCTCTTCGAAACCCAGAAGGACTATGTCCGTGCCGAGACCATCTACGACCAGATTCTGGCCCAGGGTCAGGGCGGCCGTGACATCCTGATCCGGCTCATCGCCCTCAACCTGCGCCTGAACAATCCGGACAAGGCCCTTGAACTGGTCGACATTGACGACGACGGTCAGTTCAGACTCCAGGCGGCCCACGAATTCATGCAGCAAGAATTCTTCGAGCAGGCCGGCGACATCCTGGCCGAACTGGCCGCCCGAGACGAGCCCCCGGCGGACATCGCCCTCTACCTGGCCCTTTGGGCCTGGGAGGGATACGGGGACGCCGACCGGGCCATCGAATACCTGGAACGCCTCCCTGCCGACAGTCCCAGGGCCCGACAGGCCGATTCCTTCCGCATCCAGCTCCTCTTTGGCAACAATCGACGGGAAGAAGCCCTCGGTCTGTCCTGGAAATCGATGGAAACCTATCCTGATGACTCACATTTCGTTCTCCAATCCTCCACCATTCTCGAGCGGATGGGACGTCTGGACGAAGCCTTGGCCGTCCTGGCCTCGGGCGAGAAACAATGGCCCGAGGACACGGACATCCTCTTTGCCCTCGGCAGTATGCAGGACAGGGCCGGCAACAAGGTTCTGGCCCTCGAATACATGGAGCGTATCATCCGTCTGGATTCCAACCATGCCGACGCTCTGAACTATCTCGGCTACACTCTGGCCGATGCCGGGCAAGATCTCGACCGGGCATTGATCCTCATCCAGGGGGCCGTCAAGATCGAGCCCACCAACGGCTACTACATAGATTCCCTGGCCTGGGTCTACTACCGCATGGGCAATCTTGACCAGGCCTGGATCGAGATTCAGAGGGCCGTGGAACAGGTCGAGGACGACCCGGTCATCTGGGAACACTACGCCGAAATCGCCGAGCGAATCGGTGACAGGCCCAAGGCTCTCCAGGCCACCGAGCGCGTCTGGGAACTGAAGGCCGAAAGCGATCCGGAAAAGGAACCTCAAGTTGATCCGACCCAACCGTAACTCATGGGAACTCGGTCCAGCCGAATTCTGCGTCCACGGTCTTTGGCTGTTTCCGCTTCTCGTCCTGCTCTGCGCCTCCTGTGCTCCCAAACGGCTGGCCCTCGACCCAGGGCCCAAGACGGCCTGGGACGGATTTTCCCGGTCCCGACAGGCCGTGTCGCCTCTGGAATCCGGAGACTTCTCGATCCGGGCGAGCATGAACACGGCCTCCAAGGATCGGAAGGACCGTCTGGTCATCAAGGCTTGGGGCCGGATGCGGGGTCCGGTCAGGACCGACATTGAGGCCGGTATCGGCAAGACCCTGGTCATGTGGCTCGACGAACCCGGGCGATGGACGGCTTTCTACCCGACCGACAACAGGGCGTACTACCATGCCGACGCCAGGGTCGGCATGAACCTTCTGGGGTTCGCCTCGCCCTTCGATGTCCGGGAACTCTTGGCCGTGTCCCTGGGCCGGGTCGACGCCCTGATTCCGGATACACCCGGCGACGTGGCCAATTGCGGAGCCGGATGCTGGCGATTTTTCTTCCCCGAGAACGCTCGTCTGGCCAGCCTGGACCTTGATGTCCAGGGGATTCCCCTGACCATGATCGGCCGCGACGGGTGGCGGGTCGATTTCATCCGTTCGGACGGCAAGGACATCCCCGATCGATTGGATCTGCTCA
This sequence is a window from Deltaproteobacteria bacterium. Protein-coding genes within it:
- a CDS encoding methionine synthase; translated protein: MQDIRSLLTSNELIVFDGGLGTMLQGRGMRPGESPELFGARAPEAVVAVHEEYVRAGAMVVTTNTFGGSGFKLPEGTDVAGLNREMARAARVAAKDRALVAGSVGPTGRMIEPLGSMLFDEAVAAFEEQIRGLAAGGVDLILAETQYDLAEARAVLVAARRACDLPVGVSMTFEQGASLTGTPPETFADTVANMGVDLVAVNCSSGPEDMLAVVRAMVGRTEIPILAQPNAGLPVLENGETVFRMGPNSFAKRMLPFVEAGAKALGGCCGTTPEHIRALAKVLAGSTWRRPRTDLAPGIVLTSRFTSVACRIGRPMRIIGERINPTGKKALTAELQEGKLRAALDLAREQEETGAHILDVNVGAPMVDEKDCLPRLVKALVSRVRTPLCLDSSDAEAVALGLSAYPGSALVNSISGEKGRMERLGPLCRDMGAPFILLPLRGGKLPVTAAERLTIVEELLAEAEALGIPRRLIMVDALALTVSSKAEAALACLEVIRHCRKRWGLPTVLGLSNISFGLPARELVNSAFLALAMEAGLAACIANPNSSRLMETAAAVEVLLNRDPQATTFIGGYADWRPTGGGARIVSKREGASMEGFTPLQAMVVRGEKDSLTAAISERIETGDSPLAIVNDELIPAITAVGGMYERREYFLPQLLLSAEAMQAGFERLRPLLERDGRPRGRVVVMATVEGDIHDIGKNIVCLMLRNHGFRILDLGKDVSARVIVDTAEREGAAIIGLSALMTSTMVRMEETVALIRERGLKCRVMIGGAVVTEAYARRIGADGYARDAVEAVRVAKRLSES
- a CDS encoding sigma-70 family RNA polymerase sigma factor, whose translation is MSDQKNTPTQAPLPLPGKPPGKGLPAPPGLLALPGPDPSAHRPAPLDPLQQYLREIRRFPPLDPEEELRLARQFRDQDDREAAFRLVSSHLRLVVKIAMDFQRRWMKNVLDLIQEGNVGLLRAVQKFDPDRGIKFSYYASFWIKAYIIKFIMDNWRMVKLGTTQAQRKLFFNLGKEKHRLESQGFAPDAASISESLYVSEDDVIQMGQRMANNDMSLDSALSDDTSLTPLDVIPALTPAVEDTLAAEQMSTLLLDGVESFRPKLNEKELDILDQRLLAEEPVTLREIGEKYGITRERVRQIEARLLEKLKHHLSSKIDDFSDEWISDE
- a CDS encoding HD domain-containing protein, yielding MNELLDRLKKEARVLSKAQTTALTAQFAPEIRYSRELFSNHPLVLRCREDVCPFLNDKYGHGVRHARKVAIDAGALIMVETQGWDLKIARRLALLAQLAALCHDICRFEPDHALRGASLTRRILSGYPLNLGELEAIVFAIENHEAFQPMTETRDETCSLLAGALYDADKFRWGPDNFSTTLWEICDYEEWSLAQILERMPKGLRFIESVAETFRTRTGRIYGPEYIEIGLNIGRRLYARLLELNRQTAGSPA
- a CDS encoding tetratricopeptide repeat protein produces the protein MKHPFLSIAFVVGTTSTLTLLIVFVLLGGPMGCAARQRTPSPATAVDWDLSPRAEQTFQYLKFLDRQKARDYIQATSALERALAIAPSPGLYKELANLHWRARNIDAARDILKKAMGIYPHDRDFYLLLAQSYIVVGRLDDAVTTLEDCLRIAPGDVAVVLELAAVQIEIRRFAQAMDALESIPFEQRDAQANFLLGKAASALGLKKQAVAYLELAVQEDPEFLQAWVEMAYLFETQKDYVRAETIYDQILAQGQGGRDILIRLIALNLRLNNPDKALELVDIDDDGQFRLQAAHEFMQQEFFEQAGDILAELAARDEPPADIALYLALWAWEGYGDADRAIEYLERLPADSPRARQADSFRIQLLFGNNRREEALGLSWKSMETYPDDSHFVLQSSTILERMGRLDEALAVLASGEKQWPEDTDILFALGSMQDRAGNKVLALEYMERIIRLDSNHADALNYLGYTLADAGQDLDRALILIQGAVKIEPTNGYYIDSLAWVYYRMGNLDQAWIEIQRAVEQVEDDPVIWEHYAEIAERIGDRPKALQATERVWELKAESDPEKEPQVDPTQP